A window of the Meiothermus sp. CFH 77666 genome harbors these coding sequences:
- a CDS encoding cupin domain-containing protein: MENPWKTFVPQAPTRLGKPEWFTGTVYLSELVVTPAPMHLHVLRVMFAPGARTAWHTHPKGQVLHVEAGIGWFQRWGEPVREMKAGDTIYFAPGEKHWHGASATHAMTHLAIQAAVDGVSTDWLEQVSEEQYRL, translated from the coding sequence ATGGAAAACCCCTGGAAAACCTTTGTGCCCCAGGCCCCTACCCGCCTCGGCAAGCCCGAATGGTTCACCGGAACGGTGTATTTGAGCGAGCTGGTGGTCACCCCGGCGCCCATGCACCTGCACGTGCTGCGGGTGATGTTTGCGCCAGGGGCCCGCACCGCCTGGCATACCCACCCCAAAGGGCAGGTTTTGCACGTGGAGGCCGGGATTGGCTGGTTTCAGCGCTGGGGTGAGCCGGTTCGCGAGATGAAAGCGGGTGACACCATCTACTTTGCCCCTGGTGAGAAGCACTGGCACGGGGCAAGTGCGACCCACGCCATGACCCATCTGGCCATTCAGGCAGCGGTGGATGGGGTGAGCACCGATTGGCTGGAGCAGGTCTCGGAGGAGCAGTACCGGCTTTGA
- a CDS encoding NADH:flavin oxidoreductase/NADH oxidase, protein MSLLFSSLKLRSVTLKNRLAMSPMCQYSGQDGHVTEWHLLHYPTRAVGGVGLIMVEATAVEARGVISPDDLGIWSDAHVAGLQALAQRIRAAGGVAGIQLAHAGRKAGTASPWQGGKPLHRWTPVAPSPLAFHEGWPVPQELDEAGLEQIRQAFQQGARRALAAGFELIELHMAHGYLLHSFLSPLTNRRSDRYGGSRENRMRFALEVVEVVRAVWPEELPLLVRVSASDWVEGGWDIADTVAFAEQLQKRGVDLLDCSSGGAIPGVKIPVGPGYQVPFAAQVRLSTGLSTGAVGLLTEPLQTEAILQANQADLILLGRVLLREPYWPYRAAQALGERVWPVQYERAF, encoded by the coding sequence ATGAGCCTGCTGTTCAGCTCCTTGAAACTGCGTTCGGTGACCCTCAAAAACCGCCTGGCCATGTCGCCCATGTGCCAGTACTCGGGCCAGGATGGGCATGTAACCGAGTGGCATCTGCTGCACTACCCCACGCGGGCGGTTGGCGGGGTGGGGCTCATTATGGTGGAAGCCACGGCGGTAGAGGCCCGGGGGGTGATCAGCCCGGATGACCTGGGCATCTGGTCGGATGCGCATGTAGCGGGGTTGCAGGCACTGGCCCAGCGCATCCGGGCAGCGGGTGGGGTGGCGGGCATCCAGCTCGCTCACGCGGGCCGCAAGGCCGGTACGGCCAGCCCCTGGCAGGGTGGCAAGCCCCTGCACCGCTGGACACCGGTGGCCCCCAGCCCCCTGGCTTTCCACGAGGGCTGGCCGGTGCCGCAGGAACTGGATGAAGCGGGTCTGGAGCAGATACGCCAGGCTTTCCAGCAGGGGGCCCGGCGGGCCCTTGCGGCGGGGTTTGAACTGATTGAACTGCACATGGCCCACGGCTATCTGCTGCATTCCTTTCTGTCGCCCCTTACCAACCGGCGCAGCGACCGCTACGGGGGCAGCCGGGAGAACCGCATGCGCTTTGCGCTCGAGGTCGTGGAGGTGGTGCGAGCGGTCTGGCCGGAGGAATTGCCGCTTTTGGTGCGGGTCTCGGCCAGTGACTGGGTCGAGGGGGGCTGGGACATCGCCGACACCGTGGCGTTTGCGGAGCAACTGCAAAAACGCGGCGTGGATTTGCTGGACTGTTCTTCGGGTGGGGCCATTCCGGGCGTCAAAATTCCGGTGGGGCCTGGCTACCAGGTGCCCTTTGCGGCCCAGGTTCGGTTGTCCACAGGCTTATCCACAGGCGCGGTGGGCCTCCTGACCGAGCCCTTACAAACCGAGGCCATTCTTCAGGCCAACCAGGCCGACCTGATTCTCCTGGGCCGGGTTTTGCTCCGAGAGCCCTACTGGCCCTACCGCGCCGCGCAAGCCCTGGGTGAAAGGGTCTGGCCGGTGCAGTACGAGCGGGCTTTCTGA
- a CDS encoding carbohydrate kinase, giving the protein MLIVAGEALIDMTPTAHNGGTAYVPHPGGSPYNVAMGAGRLGTPTAFFGRISRDAFGQLLKRHLAASKVSLEYVREGQELTTLALVSPSESGEFFSFYCENTADRLLYPEDLPTALPPQAALHFGSYSLVLEPGASSLELLMRREARRRLITLDPNVRPFLIPSREAYLERLLGWLEQADLVKVSQADLEWLYPGENLETIAQDWQKQGPVWVIVTRGGQGAFAVRGQEIIAVQAPRVQVVDTVGAGDAFMSGTLSWLWQSGVWSRAALASLNSAQITAMLNFAARVAAITCTRSGANPPWREEVV; this is encoded by the coding sequence ATGCTGATTGTCGCCGGAGAAGCCCTGATAGACATGACCCCCACTGCCCACAACGGCGGTACTGCTTATGTTCCCCATCCCGGCGGTTCGCCGTACAACGTAGCCATGGGGGCGGGCCGGCTGGGCACACCCACCGCCTTCTTTGGGCGCATTTCGCGGGATGCTTTCGGGCAGTTGCTCAAGCGCCATCTAGCCGCCAGCAAGGTAAGCCTGGAATATGTCAGGGAGGGCCAGGAGCTCACCACCCTGGCCTTGGTCTCCCCTTCCGAGTCGGGCGAGTTTTTTTCGTTCTACTGCGAAAATACCGCCGACCGATTGCTCTACCCCGAAGATCTGCCCACCGCCCTCCCCCCCCAGGCGGCCCTGCACTTTGGCTCCTACTCGCTGGTGCTGGAGCCGGGGGCCTCGAGCCTCGAGCTCCTGATGCGGCGCGAGGCCCGGCGACGGCTGATCACCCTCGACCCCAACGTGCGGCCCTTCCTGATTCCGAGCCGCGAGGCCTATCTCGAGCGGCTTTTGGGCTGGCTCGAGCAGGCCGACCTGGTCAAGGTCAGCCAGGCCGACCTCGAGTGGCTCTATCCGGGCGAGAACCTGGAAACCATCGCCCAGGACTGGCAGAAGCAGGGCCCGGTATGGGTCATCGTGACCCGTGGGGGCCAGGGAGCTTTTGCCGTGAGGGGCCAGGAAATCATCGCCGTTCAGGCGCCCAGAGTGCAGGTGGTGGACACGGTAGGCGCCGGGGATGCGTTCATGTCCGGCACCCTGAGCTGGCTGTGGCAGAGTGGGGTCTGGTCTCGTGCCGCACTGGCCTCGCTCAACAGTGCGCAGATAACCGCTATGCTAAACTTTGCCGCTCGAGTCGCAGCCATTACCTGTACCCGATCCGGCGCCAATCCCCCCTGGCGCGAAGAGGTTGTCTGA
- a CDS encoding tagatose 1,6-diphosphate aldolase, translated as MGLSKGKFERIQACADDQGVIAAAAMDQRGSLRKAIAKARGAEVSDAELTEFKTAVVKILTPYASAILIDTEYGLPALKHKAPRTGVLLAYEKSGYDTTVPGRLPDLLPDLSVRRIQEAGGDAVKILLYYNPEDDPKINAIKHAFIERVGAECAALEMPFFLEPIAYNDQLGEGLELAKAKPRYVAMYMEEFSKDRYGVDVLKVELPFNIAYTSGTLGFKGEEAYTRAQALQFLKDTASAAGKPFIYLSAGVSDAVFRESLEMAAEAGVPFSGVLCGRATWQDGIPVYAKQGLAALEDWLADQGVKNIQMLNEVLARGAKPWWTHYGSLEAARG; from the coding sequence ATGGGACTGAGCAAAGGAAAGTTTGAACGGATACAGGCCTGTGCCGACGACCAGGGTGTGATTGCGGCGGCGGCGATGGATCAGCGGGGTTCGCTGCGCAAGGCCATTGCCAAGGCCAGAGGGGCGGAGGTGAGCGATGCCGAACTCACTGAGTTCAAAACCGCCGTGGTCAAAATCCTCACCCCCTATGCTTCGGCGATTCTGATCGACACCGAGTATGGCCTGCCTGCACTGAAGCACAAAGCTCCCCGAACCGGTGTGCTGCTGGCCTACGAAAAGTCGGGCTACGACACCACCGTTCCAGGTCGCTTGCCGGATCTGCTGCCCGACCTGAGCGTACGGCGCATTCAGGAAGCGGGCGGCGACGCGGTGAAGATCCTGCTTTACTACAACCCCGAAGACGACCCCAAAATCAATGCCATCAAGCACGCCTTCATCGAGCGGGTAGGGGCCGAGTGCGCGGCCCTGGAGATGCCCTTTTTCCTCGAGCCCATCGCCTACAACGACCAGCTGGGTGAGGGCCTCGAGCTGGCCAAAGCCAAGCCCCGTTACGTGGCCATGTACATGGAGGAGTTCTCCAAAGACCGCTATGGCGTGGACGTGCTCAAGGTGGAGCTGCCCTTCAACATTGCCTACACCAGCGGCACCCTGGGCTTCAAGGGCGAGGAAGCCTACACCCGCGCCCAGGCCCTGCAGTTCCTCAAGGACACCGCCAGCGCTGCCGGCAAGCCCTTTATTTACCTCTCGGCAGGGGTAAGCGATGCGGTCTTCCGTGAGTCGCTCGAGATGGCTGCCGAAGCGGGGGTGCCTTTTAGCGGGGTGTTGTGTGGGCGGGCTACCTGGCAGGATGGCATTCCGGTTTACGCTAAACAGGGGCTGGCAGCCCTCGAGGACTGGCTTGCCGACCAGGGTGTGAAGAATATC